The following DNA comes from Triplophysa dalaica isolate WHDGS20190420 chromosome 10, ASM1584641v1, whole genome shotgun sequence.
ATGTCTCTAACCTTCTCAAGTGTCGTGCTATGTAGCGGAGGGTGGCGGTGTTTGCTTTGGGCAGCTCTTGAAGTAGATTTTTTAACCTGTCAACCAGTGCAAGAAGTTCAGGGTCCGTCTCAGGGCCGAGGTCCAGCAGGTCGGGTCCTTTACCGGCTTCTGCGCCTTCTGGACCCACGACTGCCAGGCTTTCCTTCGCCAGACCCATCAGACTATTGTATAGGCGGAAGGCCATGATGGGCTCAGGAAGCTAAGGAAGAAATGTATCCGTCAGTTTTACGTCCTTTCTATTCAAAAATAATGCAAGTGACCACCACTGACAACGTATAGCCACTTAttctcaataaaaaaacattgcagtgGTTCACCTGGCGCAGGTAAAGCTTCAGCACGTTGCTGATGTCATGTGGCGAGCACTGCGACAGCTCCACCAGATCTTTGCCGTTCTCAAACGCCTGGCACAGCTTTTCCACACGTGTTTTCACTCCGTTCACTCGATAAATGCcctgaaaaaaagagaaaactttCACAGGGCATGTACGGAAATCATGGAGCTACATTTAATACATCTTAAGACCATTTTCCATACATTTTAAGACCTCATCGCCATTTCAAGTTTCAATCGGATACATTGGCCACATCATTTTCATACCcccaggttgtttcaaacctgtatacattattttactCCGTTAAACACAAAGAGATTAACTTGTAAGAGTTTTCagcaattttcatttctggaacatcatccactaccatagtaggaaaaatatatattatattattatatatatatacatttaatattttgaagaatttaggaaaacaaacagtgctGGGACACCTTTGACTTCATTGtacttttcctactatggtagtcaatgatgttccagTTCAGAAAAtagataacattcttacaaatatctttccatTTATACAGGTAAGACGTAACATGAGTGAGTacatggtgacagaatttttttggggtgaactatcacttcaactTACGTTTACTGTACTGATTGTAATAGCACAACATAATTCAGAAGAATGGGAACGAACCCCCAGAGAATGAATCGAGTGACTAACCCAATGCAAGGTTTATTAGAAAGTGAACAGAGGCTATGCAAATCGCATTCAGACAGACAGAGCCGTACGCCTCACGGCTATTCCCAGAGAAAGCCCGGAGCCTTGGTTCCAAATCCTTATCCTCCAACCATTTGCATGAAAACTTGCATTTCCCCATTAGTCAACAATGTTATTTAACAACCGGGTGTAAATGGACCTTAGACTATTTGCCTATTCAATGATAAAATTCTGACAAACTTTAGCATATGACCTCTTTGGACAAATACGAAAAGATGATACAAAATTTGATACATTGGAAAATGGCCTTTAAGTCTTTTTAATACCTTTTAAGTGCCTTTAATTTCTCTATATTTCTTTATCAACTTTTAATACTTCTTAAGACCCCGTGGACACCGTGTCTCAGGATAATCCTGCATTTCTATTGGCTAAAGACTATCATGATTTGCTGGCACCTCCCCTTCATACCTTCATTCTCAACGCTCGCCGCTCGATCTCACCGATACATTTTTTGATAATGAAGGGAATGCTGTCAGGGCTGTTGTTGGACACTTGGGAGAAATCCTGCCCGAACAGCTGCAGGCGGCCCTGGAGTTTCTTGTGACCGCATTGGATCGCCAATGTCTCCAAGCAGCGCTTATGGCAGGCCAAGAAACACTTCAAAATGGAAATGGAGAATATTAAATGAAGCATAAATGAAGGataattatgttaaaataatgtatGGCCTCCATACAAACCTCCTCGCACTCCGCACCCTGGAAATAAACGTAGCTGTCACATTCTCTGCATTTGGACGGGGAGCGAAGTTTACGCAGTTTGTGCGTCTGAGCAGCTTTCGACAACCCCACGTTCCGGAAAGGCCCGGTTGGCACCGCTATCTCGGGTTCTATACCGTTTATATCTGTTCAAGGTGAGTATATAGTAAGAAACACACTAGAATAACAAAtatcataaaatgtttttgtccatTATTGTTCCTTACTTGAAGTTTCGAAGGAAGCAATATGTGTGTCTCTCTCATCCAGGTCCTCATTGGATGACATGGTTCCTGTAGATGCCGTCCGAACTATTTTGCTAATGTCACCTTCACATTGGTAACAAAGAGATCAAAATGAATACgaagtgcaaaaaaaatcattctatgcaataataatatgattatggtatttaaaattatattacatataaaaacCACACAGGCCTATTATTTCATAACACAATGTATATCAATCTAAACTTTTGCATAATTCAAAACTTCTTAGTTACGAGCATATTGGTAAGACAAGAACCTTATTTTATGCTCCATGAATGAAGAGATTTTTCAACACTATCATAATTCAAGAACAAAATCCAATCATTTTGAATGGCATGCCTCTTCCAAACACCTTAGATTTGAGGTATTATCATGTACATAGCACAAACAGACAAGTCAcgtctgaaatgtattttttttctcatgctaAATGTGAAGGGGgttgtttaaatataaacaaataaaaaataacagaaatacataaatatgaTAGAAAAACATAATATAGTTTGTGAAAGAGGCTGATCAGTTTATGCCCCAGTAAGTTGTACCTGTGCTGATAGTAGGAGATCCAAGACCACTTCCTCCACCCACACTGTCTGTGTCACTAACTGTCGAGCCCCAGGATTTGTGGGTCATGTGACCTCGAGCtgacaacaaaaaacaatgaattacAAAAATCCAAGTTAAGAGATCAACACCTATTAAAAATAGAGAAAGTCTCACAAATACCCTTCTTCTGTTCCTCTTTCTGCGAGCAGCTCGTATCTCCCGACTCTCCTCCAGCGTGTGGAACATCAGCATTGCCGCTGTCAGTACGGGGTCTGGCCGATGGCCTGAATCCAACACAACACGTTTAACATATGATCTAGTCCAGGTTAATAATCTATAATGCTTGATATTAGAGTCTTTGTGTGTGAAAGTTGCAGGAACGTTTCGTACTGGATGATGGAGGCTGAATAATGCTCAAACTCATAATGGGTTTCAGGCTCCTCGCTCATCTGGAGATCTTTGACGTGCGTGGCGTACTGTTGTCCGGGATCGTAGAGCTTACTGCTCTCACACAGAGTCTGATAGTGAACGGGCAGAGCTACCGTCTGCATGTGCATGATCTGGTAGTATGAGATGGTGGCCTGGAATGtgtataaagattttttaactGGTGAACAGCATGCAAATTTTAATCAATTTGATTTAGATAGTTTGAGGagctatttatttaattgatttcatTTAAGATATGTGGATACGTACCGAGCGAATGGTCTGGTCAGTCTGTTTAATGACCTCTTGGATCTGCCGCAGAACCGTGACCTTCATGTGCTCCAGCTCCTGGTGTTGTGTGCTCGCGTCTGCAATGCAGGTTCGGTATGTGGCCTCTGCCTCTTCCGCCTGAGAGAAAGAGTTTGGAACAATAACCTCACAACAGTACCGATCCTCTTGAAATGATCTTTTAGCTGTGACATTCTAGTTGAGGGATGCATTATGGGAATTGTACGACCTTGTTACGAGCCTCCTCCTCTAGTCGTTTCTTCTTGTCTACAGTTTTAGTGGCAGAGCTTCCACCTTCCTCTTCAGCCCTGTTAGCCGCTGTTCTCGCCTTGTCATATTCCTCACAACGTGCCATGAAGACCTGTTTAGCTCGGCGTAGGTTAGCATCACACTCCATCTGTAAACACATGAGCGGTTTTCCTACAATCAGGAAAATTTGCTTCTATATCGCAATCTCTGTTAGAAACATAACATTTTAGGTTACTGTAGCCTACACAGTTATTCCTACATAGgtcaaatcattttataaactTATTGTTGTGATTTGGGGTGAACACTTACTGaacaagtacataaaaaaaaacacaaactttttttttttaactttattcaAACCAAAGACCTCGACGTTGAGATGctcattatgtttttattagttgaaaatctataaaaaatattttgtttctttatctCAAGTATAATATAGATTTTCAGTAAACTGAAAAGTAAAATTTCTTAgcagaatttaaattaaatatcagccaaaaatttgttttattaataaccataagAAATGTTACCTTGGCAAAAAGGAAATTAGTTACAGGCACTAAAATTAgtatctgaaaataaaattactaaaagtaaaaaaaatgatttttaatcttatataacaatgtataaataaaattatgtgcaaaaaattataatttataatgcaaactaaaaatataaaaaaaatattgaattaataaaaaatattgatttatttgaaaattaaattcaaagatattaaaatacaaaaatattaataaaatgacagaaaactccCTCGATACACTGCAAGTTACTTACTTTAAAACTATCTGTATGAATTACAAGTATAAACGTTAACTTTACCAGTTTTCTCTTTGATTTTAACCAATGCTCCTTGATCTCCTTGCGTTTCTTCTCATGCTCCTGTTTGCGCAGCAGCAGAGGctatgaataattttttttgtgattaatGTTTGTGACAAATGTACAATtaaagcaaatgaaaaaaaaaaatgatgtggtACCATGATGAAGGTCTGATTCTGCAGGGTGGCAGCTGCCTGGTGCATCCCAGCGCTCTGCTCCTGGTCCTGCTCCAGAGCCAGAGAGTAGATGGAGAAGAAGGGCATGTCGGGCTGAAGAAGGAACAAAGAACATGTTTAGCTAGAAAACAGTGtgtacaaaacattaaaaaacccAGACGGATGAAGGTCAAAAGTCACCTGTGTGATGTTCTGTTTACATGACTGATAGATCCTTTGGAGACCCTTGGAGAACTCCAGCTCTATAACGAAATATGTTGCAAGTTAagcacgttttttttttataaataaaataaagtgtgttctgAAATCTACATTAGAAGTTCTTCAGAGTTGTTTTTATAGATGGTGTTTATAGATGTTGCATGGATGGAAAAATGGAGAATATCAGGCTGAAAAACTCTTTTTGgaatcattatatttaaaagtacTAATCTGTGTAATCTAACATAGATATAGTGACGCAACACAACAGTTCTCCGGTCTTGTATACggcaatctgattggctgcgtTAGcacttaaaaagttaaaaaaaaattcaactgtGAGGAACGGCAGTGATGTGACGGTCCCAAAATTCAGTTCGGCAATGCATCACCCATTCAAAGTAAATGGGAAGCGTTAACTCCGAGGCCTCGTGTAAATCGAGCATCAGATTATCGACGGTCCTACCCAGTGCCAGCTTTTTCTCAACGTAGCCGATCAGGTCCTTCATGTATTTGGCGATGGTCTTGGCGTACATCAGAGCCGAGTCGACGCCTCCTTCACTGCGCTGAAGTATGATGTCCACCTCTTCTCCACTTATTACTGTCAACACATAAATCTAATGAACATTCACATACAGGTATACActatatatcttttttatcCATATTTTCAACTGTTCATTGGAATAGTTAAATGTctgattttctttaaaaatctcTACCCAGTTCAGAGGTGTCACTACGGGTGTACGTACAGTCATGTCCAGAGAGGTTCTCCAtagactaaaaataaaaaaagaacatcataaacaaataaataaatgagctgTGACCATAGAGTAGTGCCACCCTTATATAGAACTTCCTGTAAATCAAGACTGTTTCAGTTTCACTGGCTTAAACAGCGGGGGTACAAAAACACGGACATACTCTCTTACCCTGCTTTTCTCGGTGGGCATCACTGACAACAGCGTGCTGCTGTCTACTTCTCCCATCAGCAATTCTGACACACTGAGAAAAAGATATCAAGAAAAGATCTAAGAAACATTTACAGGTGTTCATTTAGCAGACAAGTTAATACAGTGCTTGCCGAGAAATGTATGGGAACTGACTGAACTATTATTGATGGAAAAAATTGTTTGTGCACAAAGAATGAATGACAGATGTGATGCCAATGTACTGTTTTCTTCATGTGGACATGAAGTAATAAACTCAGCCATGATAACAGGGCAAGCGGTTCAATAGGTTCACTAACTTCCTCTTTCCGCCGTTTTGTACCTTGAAAGACAGCGTCACGCTGCATCTTCATGCAATCCAATGTTTAACGACAGGAAATAGACAAAAAACTAACTGTGATTGTCATGCAGATTTTTGCAAAGACTGCCTGTTAAGATAGCTTTGCAACCAATATGATGCGAGAATATTTTTAAGTGCCATTTATGAATCAAATATGATATACAAGTATTAAAAACAAGACTCGTGTTATTACAACTGGCAAGAATGACAATGATCCACTCGACATCACAAACCAAATCAGTGAGTTTTAAACCATCTGAGTGTAAGAGAGCAGAAGCCACAAGACAGTTTCCTGTTATTCCCCTACAGCtacaaataacacaaattagGTTTGTAAAACGTtgaaaacaaatcaatcaaTTTGACAAAATGCTTACTTGCTGCTAAAAGCTACAGCGATAGTCTCGATGGCCTTCTCAAAATCTTTCTTCTCTTGTTCGTTGCACACTTCATAGTGAAAGCCTGAGATGAAAGAACACATGATGATATAGGTTTAGTTAAGCACATATAAACTGATTATACTGATTCGGTAAGATCAAAATAGACAATCATGAACATCCACCTTGTGTAGTGTGTTAAATATACATTGACTCTATAAGAAAAATTGAAATTGTCTGTATATGTGGGTGATTCTCACGAAATCTTGGTCTCAAGAtgacaaacatgattttcttgAAAAAGtccttttaattcattttaaacaagatATGACATCCTATTACAACTGTCAAAAGAGCAAAGCCACGATTGATGTCTTAAgtaagtttttattaatcatacatGGTAAAACATTAATGAAGTATATTTGAGTTGAAAATTAattatacatgtaaaaaaaattaaatgcggAAAACTACCTGTATTGGTATCGAGAAATCGTGTACACAGTGTGACAAGAGAATATTAGGTTTTtaactagaaaaatataaagttatctTTTAACTTGTTAGCCATTTGAAAGGTACTTAACAAACTtcatagaaaatatatttgtgtgtgtttaaaaagtctgttttaaaaatgacaaaccgGGACGTgttacggtaatgagaatttcagccgaaaaagcaataaaacataaaaaataattgattgccatgtgaaaattatgttttgtacAACGTAAAGAACacaattatcattattatgatcatttttgtgtgttagcgaattgtgtgttttatcaaatCTTGACTGCCATGATGTTTCAATAGTTTCGTGAGAATGACCCATGTAACAATCTGTTAATATAAAACTTTGAAGACAACATTAAATGGAAATGAATGCAATTTTGTAACGTTTATTTGGGTTTGGCTTcttgaaatagaaaaaaaaaatgtagggcgggacttgatttTGTGCTTTGGGAATTGATTGGACGACCGTTGGAGAGTCATTATAGCCCCACCTCTGCACCGACACACGTATCATGCAGAGAAGAGATGCCATTTGGCAGGAGAGatgttttggataaaaaaagtataataatttataacaaacactggaaaataCCATTTTCCATAAGAATTGtcagttttaatttcatttgacTTGTTGGGGGGGTTGGACTCAGGATTCACCCTTCACCAGGCCCGGTTCCAGCCAGATGCAAAAGGGTGGGCTAGCAGATATCCTGGTTGGGCATTTACCACACAGCATAAAGCCGCAAAAAAAATTTGGAGATCATATCCAACGTTTTTTCTGATAAGAATGTTTTGGTTAAATgatagtttttgtttatttctgtgatctcctgacaacatttctcccaaatttcatataagaatgttgcattatttgcagaaaatgaactggAGAATAAATGTGTCAAAGCAACAGAAAAGACGATCTGCATTTTTAAAACGGAATCATCATGAAAAAACgtcttatttagttttaagtgacacaaaactaatgtttcTGAATgatagaaaaagtaaaaaaataatgttttatggaacaatagtgattttttttattagtttattatcACGCTCTCAGGCTTCATATTGCTGACTGTCACTCTTAAGGTTTGCTTTTAttggaattcaacaaacactgcaatataTGATTGCCAatgcaggatttaaatgatttaagatgttataaagataaaaaacacgCATTCATTACCGAAGACTgagagattaaaataaaaataattattgttgattatTGCCTTTTATAAAGTAGTTGTGTGCGTttgattttactgatgttttacGCATTAATGAAGCGGTTatgtaaactggacataaatAGAAGCCTATAAAGTGGGCTAAGAACAATCTCCATAACTGAACTTCTGTTTAAGTTTGCAAAAAAACgctgttttaatgaatgaatctaATTACACTTCACAATGGACTTTACATCATATCTGCTGTTGTTAGTGAGGTCTGTGAGCTTGCCTAAACTATTTTGCGCAGTGTTCCGCTACCACCTGCAGCATGAATTGGGATTTTTTTATATGGAGGGAGTCAGAGATTGAGTTCAAATTGGGTTAAAATCTAGCCTATTGCAACCAAATAATGGCTTTTTGTTAACAACGCAAAATAATACCCCAAAAACCCCCTTTATAATAATTGAATCAGACTTTACTgcacaattacatttacatgctgtttataataaactcaaagCAAGCGTGCAGTGCGCCTAAAATTCCTTTGCACAGTATTTTGCTTCCAGCATGTACTGTAGCATGCTTCTCTGTTACAACTA
Coding sequences within:
- the arhgap45b gene encoding rho GTPase-activating protein 45 isoform X2; translated protein: MLCDVCAYVQSMCDHVARARQQHALGAYGSKQTCKTRTGALKWGSGGWAGGLCRKIKEIRVGYKQHKLKMFSKRTRELIKTHSMSKKSRTGSSPSHLNSPSLSALQEQPRKDVVDGAPPHTSASCSTSVLEVPSSCPGTPSNPHTKQVGCPSPMGTLKRPTSLSRNPSAAGFPIQSWVFSKGAGKSVIAHSPSPETPETTVSIEVEDIPSLLRIVERFAKAVEKLKDVVLEDKQENRRPLAHECLGEVLRILRHVISMYPLLNTVETLTAAGKLISQVKGFHYEVCNEQEKKDFEKAIETIAVAFSSNVSELLMGEVDSSTLLSVMPTEKSRSMENLSGHDLISGEEVDIILQRSEGGVDSALMYAKTIAKYMKDLIGYVEKKLALELEFSKGLQRIYQSCKQNITQPDMPFFSIYSLALEQDQEQSAGMHQAAATLQNQTFIMPLLLRKQEHEKKRKEIKEHWLKSKRKLMECDANLRRAKQVFMARCEEYDKARTAANRAEEEGGSSATKTVDKKKRLEEEARNKAEEAEATYRTCIADASTQHQELEHMKVTVLRQIQEVIKQTDQTIRSATISYYQIMHMQTVALPVHYQTLCESSKLYDPGQQYATHVKDLQMSEEPETHYEFEHYSASIIQPSARPRTDSGNADVPHAGGESGDTSCSQKEEQKKARGHMTHKSWGSTVSDTDSVGGGSGLGSPTISTGDISKIVRTASTGTMSSNEDLDERDTHIASFETSNINGIEPEIAVPTGPFRNVGLSKAAQTHKLRKLRSPSKCRECDSYVYFQGAECEECFLACHKRCLETLAIQCGHKKLQGRLQLFGQDFSQVSNNSPDSIPFIIKKCIGEIERRALRMKGIYRVNGVKTRVEKLCQAFENGKDLVELSQCSPHDISNVLKLYLRQLPEPIMAFRLYNSLMGLAKESLAVVGPEGAEAGKGPDLLDLGPETDPELLALVDRLKNLLQELPKANTATLRYIARHLRRIAELEDDNKMSPSNLGIVFGPSLMRPRPSGATVSLSSLVDYPYQARIVETLIVFYPSIFHSDSGRPVITSTTRSQSLQQESSLDVEEPCLNDAEDQEVVDEQSNAEADKMEGQDVSSETPGTLEHSLDSDSDPDEESRRCELQPPSPTDPSHDIITQEPSSPPVLLVTLQCPSGADNNPPALPETEPPELDEPELPTTSMAELNINQCNNTTKTLSSLHSGTAKRMGY
- the arhgap45b gene encoding rho GTPase-activating protein 45 isoform X1; this translates as MLCDVCAYVQSMCDHVARARQQHALGAYGSKQTCKTRTGALKWGSGGWAGGLCRKIKEIRVGYKQHKLKMFSKRTRELIKTHSMSKKSRTGSSPSHLNSPSLSALQEQPRKDVVDGAPPHTSASCSTSVLEVPSSCPGTPSNPHTKQVGCPSPMGTLKRPTSLSRNPSAAGFPIQSWVFSKGAGKSVIAHSPSPETPETTVSIEVEDIPSLLRIVERFAKAVEKLKDVVLEDKQENRRPLAHECLGEVLRILRHVISMYPLLNTVETLTAAGKLISQVKGFHYEVCNEQEKKDFEKAIETIAVAFSSNVSELLMGEVDSSTLLSVMPTEKSRSMENLSGHDCTYTRSDTSELVISGEEVDIILQRSEGGVDSALMYAKTIAKYMKDLIGYVEKKLALELEFSKGLQRIYQSCKQNITQPDMPFFSIYSLALEQDQEQSAGMHQAAATLQNQTFIMPLLLRKQEHEKKRKEIKEHWLKSKRKLMECDANLRRAKQVFMARCEEYDKARTAANRAEEEGGSSATKTVDKKKRLEEEARNKAEEAEATYRTCIADASTQHQELEHMKVTVLRQIQEVIKQTDQTIRSATISYYQIMHMQTVALPVHYQTLCESSKLYDPGQQYATHVKDLQMSEEPETHYEFEHYSASIIQPSARPRTDSGNADVPHAGGESGDTSCSQKEEQKKARGHMTHKSWGSTVSDTDSVGGGSGLGSPTISTGDISKIVRTASTGTMSSNEDLDERDTHIASFETSNINGIEPEIAVPTGPFRNVGLSKAAQTHKLRKLRSPSKCRECDSYVYFQGAECEECFLACHKRCLETLAIQCGHKKLQGRLQLFGQDFSQVSNNSPDSIPFIIKKCIGEIERRALRMKGIYRVNGVKTRVEKLCQAFENGKDLVELSQCSPHDISNVLKLYLRQLPEPIMAFRLYNSLMGLAKESLAVVGPEGAEAGKGPDLLDLGPETDPELLALVDRLKNLLQELPKANTATLRYIARHLRRIAELEDDNKMSPSNLGIVFGPSLMRPRPSGATVSLSSLVDYPYQARIVETLIVFYPSIFHSDSGRPVITSTTRSQSLQQESSLDVEEPCLNDAEDQEVVDEQSNAEADKMEGQDVSSETPGTLEHSLDSDSDPDEESRRCELQPPSPTDPSHDIITQEPSSPPVLLVTLQCPSGADNNPPALPETEPPELDEPELPTTSMAELNINQCNNTTKTLSSLHSGTAKRMGY
- the arhgap45b gene encoding rho GTPase-activating protein 45 isoform X3 yields the protein MLKRGAGGKSYSPYATSQRVKKTNSKSKLDVLPNRPNVWLKQLSALQEQPRKDVVDGAPPHTSASCSTSVLEVPSSCPGTPSNPHTKQVGCPSPMGTLKRPTSLSRNPSAAGFPIQSWVFSKGAGKSVIAHSPSPETPETTVSIEVEDIPSLLRIVERFAKAVEKLKDVVLEDKQENRRPLAHECLGEVLRILRHVISMYPLLNTVETLTAAGKLISQVKGFHYEVCNEQEKKDFEKAIETIAVAFSSNVSELLMGEVDSSTLLSVMPTEKSRSMENLSGHDCTYTRSDTSELVISGEEVDIILQRSEGGVDSALMYAKTIAKYMKDLIGYVEKKLALELEFSKGLQRIYQSCKQNITQPDMPFFSIYSLALEQDQEQSAGMHQAAATLQNQTFIMPLLLRKQEHEKKRKEIKEHWLKSKRKLMECDANLRRAKQVFMARCEEYDKARTAANRAEEEGGSSATKTVDKKKRLEEEARNKAEEAEATYRTCIADASTQHQELEHMKVTVLRQIQEVIKQTDQTIRSATISYYQIMHMQTVALPVHYQTLCESSKLYDPGQQYATHVKDLQMSEEPETHYEFEHYSASIIQPSARPRTDSGNADVPHAGGESGDTSCSQKEEQKKARGHMTHKSWGSTVSDTDSVGGGSGLGSPTISTGDISKIVRTASTGTMSSNEDLDERDTHIASFETSNINGIEPEIAVPTGPFRNVGLSKAAQTHKLRKLRSPSKCRECDSYVYFQGAECEECFLACHKRCLETLAIQCGHKKLQGRLQLFGQDFSQVSNNSPDSIPFIIKKCIGEIERRALRMKGIYRVNGVKTRVEKLCQAFENGKDLVELSQCSPHDISNVLKLYLRQLPEPIMAFRLYNSLMGLAKESLAVVGPEGAEAGKGPDLLDLGPETDPELLALVDRLKNLLQELPKANTATLRYIARHLRRIAELEDDNKMSPSNLGIVFGPSLMRPRPSGATVSLSSLVDYPYQARIVETLIVFYPSIFHSDSGRPVITSTTRSQSLQQESSLDVEEPCLNDAEDQEVVDEQSNAEADKMEGQDVSSETPGTLEHSLDSDSDPDEESRRCELQPPSPTDPSHDIITQEPSSPPVLLVTLQCPSGADNNPPALPETEPPELDEPELPTTSMAELNINQCNNTTKTLSSLHSGTAKRMGY